One genomic window of Novosphingobium aureum includes the following:
- a CDS encoding primosomal protein N': protein MKRVRLLVFNAALGVLDYRVPEGSEVEPGSIVIAPLGPRQVLGIAWEPERLSTGEVPDSKLRPFLEVLPVPPLDAKLRRLIEWTADYYCAPLSSVARMALGSMAALRGGGTTTEYRLTGEEPARLTPQRAAALDALQGEQASIRELAELASVSEGVLRGMVGAGLLEAVSVDLDRPYPPADPDFAVPDLSDDQRRAADTFVEAVREGKFAPFLLDGVTGSGKTETYFEAVAEAITLGKQVLVLLPEIALTENFLRRFEQRFGVPPVQWHSSLKSSERRRAWRAIVSGNAQVVVGARSALFLPYARFGLVIVDEAHEISFKQDDGVRYNARDVAVIRARFEQAPVILASATPALESMQLAEAGVYRKIDLPARFGGAQLPAIDIVDLRKEVPERGRWLAPRLVDQMKARLARGEQSLLFLNRRGYAPLTLCRNCGHRFQCPHCTAWLVEHRFSQRLACHHCGYEVPVPNTCPECGTGDCLVACGPGVERIADEVAEILPEARTALITSDTMNSPEAIAEFVAKAEGRAIDVIVGTQLVTKGYHFPELTLVGVVDADLGLEGGDLRAAERTYQQVAQVAGRAGRGEKPGEVLIQTRHPEAPVIAALAAGDRDAFYDAETEARRDAGAPPFGRWAAIIVSSEDMAEARDAARAIGGTAPDNPDMLVLGPAPAPLALLRGRHRFRLLINARRSAELQKVLRQWLDPLQFPRGVRVHIDVDPYSFV, encoded by the coding sequence ATGAAACGCGTTCGCCTCCTCGTCTTCAATGCAGCGCTCGGCGTGCTCGACTATCGCGTGCCCGAGGGAAGCGAAGTCGAACCCGGCTCGATCGTGATCGCCCCGCTGGGGCCAAGGCAGGTGCTCGGCATCGCCTGGGAGCCCGAAAGGCTGAGCACCGGCGAGGTCCCCGATTCGAAACTGCGGCCGTTCCTCGAGGTCCTCCCGGTCCCGCCACTCGATGCGAAGCTGCGACGCCTGATAGAGTGGACCGCAGACTACTACTGCGCCCCGCTCTCCTCGGTCGCGCGCATGGCGCTGGGCTCGATGGCCGCGCTGCGCGGCGGCGGCACGACCACCGAGTACCGCCTGACCGGCGAGGAACCCGCGCGCCTCACACCCCAACGCGCCGCCGCGCTCGACGCGCTTCAGGGAGAGCAGGCCTCGATCCGCGAACTGGCCGAACTCGCAAGCGTTTCCGAAGGCGTGCTGCGCGGCATGGTCGGTGCCGGGTTGCTCGAAGCGGTGAGCGTCGATCTCGACCGTCCCTACCCGCCCGCCGATCCCGATTTCGCCGTGCCCGACCTCAGCGATGACCAGCGTCGCGCCGCCGATACGTTCGTCGAGGCGGTGCGCGAAGGCAAGTTCGCCCCCTTCCTGCTGGACGGCGTGACCGGCTCGGGCAAGACCGAAACCTATTTCGAGGCGGTCGCCGAAGCGATCACGCTCGGCAAGCAGGTCCTCGTCCTGCTCCCCGAGATCGCGCTGACCGAGAACTTCCTGCGCCGCTTCGAGCAACGCTTCGGGGTTCCCCCGGTGCAGTGGCACTCCTCGCTCAAGTCGAGCGAGCGGCGCCGCGCATGGCGCGCCATCGTCAGCGGAAACGCGCAGGTCGTGGTCGGTGCGCGCTCGGCGCTGTTCCTGCCTTATGCCAGGTTCGGCCTCGTCATCGTCGACGAGGCGCACGAGATCTCGTTCAAGCAGGACGACGGGGTGCGCTATAATGCGCGCGACGTCGCGGTGATCCGCGCGCGCTTCGAACAGGCCCCGGTCATCCTCGCCAGCGCCACGCCCGCGCTCGAATCGATGCAACTCGCCGAGGCCGGGGTCTACCGCAAGATCGACCTGCCCGCGCGCTTCGGCGGGGCGCAGCTGCCCGCCATCGACATCGTCGACCTTCGCAAGGAAGTGCCCGAACGCGGCCGCTGGCTAGCACCGCGGCTGGTCGACCAGATGAAGGCGCGCCTCGCCCGCGGCGAGCAGTCGCTGCTGTTCCTCAACCGGCGCGGCTATGCCCCGCTCACGCTGTGCCGCAATTGCGGCCACCGCTTCCAGTGCCCGCACTGCACCGCCTGGCTGGTCGAGCACCGCTTCAGCCAGCGGCTTGCCTGCCATCACTGCGGCTACGAAGTCCCGGTACCCAACACCTGCCCGGAATGCGGCACCGGCGACTGCCTCGTGGCCTGCGGACCGGGTGTCGAGCGCATCGCCGACGAGGTCGCCGAAATCCTGCCCGAGGCACGCACCGCGCTGATCACCTCGGACACGATGAACAGCCCCGAGGCGATCGCAGAGTTCGTCGCCAAGGCGGAAGGGCGCGCAATCGACGTCATCGTCGGCACCCAGCTCGTCACTAAGGGCTATCACTTCCCCGAACTCACGCTGGTCGGCGTGGTCGATGCGGACCTCGGGCTCGAGGGCGGCGACCTGCGTGCGGCCGAGCGCACTTACCAGCAGGTCGCGCAGGTCGCCGGGCGTGCGGGCCGCGGCGAGAAGCCGGGCGAAGTGCTGATCCAGACCCGCCATCCCGAAGCCCCGGTAATCGCCGCGCTGGCCGCAGGCGACCGCGACGCCTTCTACGATGCCGAAACCGAGGCCCGGCGCGACGCCGGAGCTCCGCCCTTCGGACGCTGGGCCGCGATCATCGTCTCTTCGGAGGACATGGCCGAGGCACGCGACGCTGCCCGCGCCATCGGCGGCACCGCGCCCGACAATCCCGACATGCTGGTCCTGGGCCCTGCCCCTGCACCGCTCGCGCTGCTGCGCGGACGCCACCGTTTTCGCCTGCTGATCAACGCAAGGCGCTCGGCCGAATTGCAGAAGGTGCTGCGCCAGTGGCTCGACCCGCTGCAGTTCCCGCGCGGCGTGCGCGTCCACATCGACGTCGATCCCTACAGCTTCGTGTGA
- the ada gene encoding bifunctional DNA-binding transcriptional regulator/O6-methylguanine-DNA methyltransferase Ada has product MHRSDEVADAAVGGVGPLRDERAWQAVCERDRRFDGRFVTGVLSTGIYCRPSCPARHPRRENVQFFLDAVAAERAGLRACKRCRPETVGRDEVAVARALEVIEAATESIALAQLADECDYSATHFQRVFKRAVGLSPAAYQRALRLERTRAALSGGAKVTDAIYDGGFGAASRFYAASEGRMGMKPSVWRDGGRGVTIRFASVATSLGSLLVAASDKGVCRVSFGEGREVLEARFPHAQLVEGDETFEALLAQVVAAVEAPGQSVQVPLDVQGTAFQEAVWRELQNIAPGETRSYAQIAAAIGKPDAVRATGSANGANNVAVLIPCHRVVRSDGSLGGYAYGEDIKRELLRREQVARDEAFKLD; this is encoded by the coding sequence ATGCATCGCAGTGACGAAGTTGCCGATGCGGCAGTCGGGGGAGTAGGGCCGCTTCGTGACGAACGTGCCTGGCAGGCCGTTTGCGAACGCGATCGGCGCTTCGACGGTCGTTTTGTCACCGGTGTACTTTCCACTGGGATATATTGCCGACCATCGTGCCCTGCGCGTCATCCGCGTCGGGAGAATGTACAGTTCTTTCTGGATGCCGTTGCAGCCGAGCGAGCCGGACTGCGTGCCTGCAAGCGCTGCCGGCCCGAGACGGTCGGGCGCGACGAGGTTGCGGTGGCGCGGGCCCTTGAGGTGATCGAAGCTGCTACAGAGAGCATCGCGCTCGCGCAGCTTGCAGACGAATGCGATTACAGTGCGACGCATTTCCAGCGGGTGTTCAAGCGTGCGGTCGGGCTTTCGCCGGCGGCGTACCAGCGTGCCTTGCGGCTTGAGCGGACGCGTGCGGCGCTGAGCGGAGGGGCCAAGGTGACCGATGCGATCTACGATGGTGGTTTCGGTGCCGCTTCGCGATTCTATGCGGCGAGCGAGGGAAGGATGGGCATGAAACCTTCGGTTTGGCGCGATGGAGGGCGCGGCGTCACGATTCGCTTTGCCAGCGTCGCCACCAGTCTCGGCAGTCTGCTCGTCGCAGCGAGCGACAAGGGTGTGTGCCGGGTTTCTTTTGGCGAGGGACGCGAGGTGCTCGAGGCGCGCTTTCCGCATGCGCAGCTGGTCGAGGGCGATGAAACGTTCGAGGCCTTGCTCGCGCAGGTTGTTGCGGCGGTCGAGGCCCCCGGACAATCGGTGCAGGTTCCGCTCGACGTGCAGGGAACTGCCTTCCAGGAAGCCGTCTGGCGTGAATTGCAGAACATCGCTCCTGGGGAGACCCGGAGCTATGCGCAGATAGCGGCGGCCATCGGCAAGCCGGATGCGGTGCGTGCGACCGGGTCGGCCAATGGGGCCAACAATGTCGCGGTGCTGATCCCGTGTCACCGTGTCGTGCGTTCGGACGGTTCGCTCGGCGGCTATGCCTATGGCGAGGACATCAAGCGCGAGCTGCTGCGCCGCGAACAGGTCGCAAGGGACGAGGCGTTCAAGCTGGACTGA
- a CDS encoding F0F1 ATP synthase subunit delta has translation MENSGAIKASLQGRYASALFELASEQGAVTSVESDLDTVARAIKESDDFAALIRNPEVSRAAAAKAVDAVAGVLAVSPLTRNFLGVLAENRRLSALPEITRAFAAIAAAQRGETTAHVTTAHPLDEAQLTQLRGKLEAREGRNVKITTDVDPELLGGLVVTIGSKRIDSSIRTRLNSLAQAMKG, from the coding sequence GTGGAGAATTCCGGGGCCATCAAAGCCAGCTTGCAAGGTCGCTACGCTTCGGCGCTGTTTGAGCTTGCCAGCGAACAGGGCGCTGTGACGTCGGTCGAGAGCGATCTCGACACCGTCGCACGCGCCATCAAGGAAAGCGACGATTTCGCTGCCCTGATTCGCAATCCCGAGGTCAGCCGCGCCGCCGCGGCCAAGGCCGTCGATGCGGTTGCCGGCGTTCTCGCCGTCTCGCCGCTGACGCGCAACTTCCTCGGTGTGCTCGCAGAGAACCGCCGCCTCTCGGCCCTGCCCGAGATCACGCGTGCCTTTGCCGCCATCGCCGCCGCCCAGCGCGGCGAGACCACGGCGCACGTCACGACCGCCCACCCGCTCGACGAAGCCCAGCTCACCCAGCTGCGTGGCAAGCTCGAGGCGCGCGAGGGCCGCAACGTCAAGATCACGACCGACGTCGATCCCGAACTGCTCGGTGGCCTCGTCGTCACCATCGGTTCGAAGCGCATCGACAGCTCGATCCGCACCCGTCTCAATTCGCTCGCCCAGGCCATGAAGGGCTAA
- the atpA gene encoding F0F1 ATP synthase subunit alpha, with translation MDIRAAEISKVIKDQIASFGTEAQVSEVGSVLSVGDGIARIHGLDNCQAGEMVEFANGIQGMALNLEADNVGVVIFGSDAEIKEGDVVKRTGTIVDVPTGKGLLGRVVDALGNPIDGKGPIMYTERRRVESKAPGIIPRKSVHEPVQTGLKAIDALVPVGRGQRELIIGDRQTGKTAVAIDTFINQKGPNAGDDENKKLYCIYVAVGQKRSTVAQIVRQLEENGAMEYSIVIAATASEPAPLQYLAPYTGAAMGEFFRDNGMHAVIVYDDLSKQAVAYRQMSLLLRRPPGREAYPGDVFYLHSRLLERAAKMNDEMGAGSLTALPIIETQAGDVSAYIPTNVISITDGQIFLETGLFYQGVRPAINVGLSVSRVGGSAQTKAMKKVAGSIKLELAQYREMAAFAQFGSDLDASTQKLLNRGARLTELLKQPQFSPLPFEEQTVSIFAGTNGYLDKLPVDKVTEYEAAMLSHLRSEHADILTSIRETQKFEGEIKDKTVAALDAFAKQFA, from the coding sequence ATGGATATCCGCGCAGCAGAAATCTCGAAGGTCATCAAGGACCAGATCGCCAGCTTCGGCACCGAAGCCCAGGTTTCCGAAGTCGGCTCGGTTCTGTCGGTCGGTGACGGCATTGCCCGCATTCACGGCCTCGACAACTGCCAGGCCGGCGAAATGGTCGAATTCGCCAACGGCATTCAGGGCATGGCGCTCAACCTCGAGGCCGACAACGTCGGCGTCGTGATCTTCGGCTCGGACGCCGAGATCAAGGAAGGCGATGTCGTCAAGCGCACCGGCACCATCGTCGACGTGCCGACCGGCAAGGGCCTCCTTGGCCGCGTCGTAGACGCTCTCGGCAACCCGATCGATGGCAAGGGCCCGATCATGTACACCGAGCGCCGCCGCGTGGAATCGAAGGCCCCGGGCATCATCCCGCGCAAGTCGGTGCACGAGCCCGTGCAGACCGGCCTCAAGGCCATCGACGCCCTCGTCCCCGTCGGCCGTGGCCAGCGCGAGCTGATCATCGGTGACCGCCAGACCGGCAAGACCGCCGTCGCGATCGACACCTTCATCAACCAGAAGGGTCCGAACGCGGGCGACGACGAGAACAAGAAGCTCTACTGCATCTACGTCGCCGTCGGCCAGAAGCGCTCGACCGTCGCGCAGATCGTGCGCCAGCTCGAAGAGAACGGCGCGATGGAATACTCCATCGTCATCGCCGCGACCGCTTCGGAGCCCGCACCGCTGCAGTACCTCGCGCCCTACACCGGCGCCGCGATGGGTGAGTTCTTCCGCGACAACGGCATGCACGCCGTGATCGTCTACGACGACCTTTCCAAGCAGGCCGTCGCCTACCGCCAGATGTCGCTGCTGCTTCGTCGTCCCCCGGGCCGTGAAGCTTATCCGGGCGACGTGTTCTACCTCCACAGCCGCCTGCTCGAGCGCGCTGCGAAGATGAACGACGAGATGGGTGCCGGTTCGCTGACCGCGCTGCCGATCATCGAAACCCAGGCGGGCGATGTCTCGGCCTACATTCCGACCAACGTGATCTCGATCACCGACGGCCAGATCTTCCTTGAAACCGGCCTGTTCTACCAGGGCGTGCGTCCGGCCATCAACGTCGGTCTGTCGGTCAGCCGCGTCGGCGGTTCGGCCCAGACCAAGGCGATGAAGAAGGTTGCCGGCTCGATCAAGCTCGAGCTCGCGCAGTACCGCGAAATGGCGGCCTTCGCGCAGTTCGGTTCGGACCTCGACGCTTCGACCCAGAAGCTCCTCAACCGCGGTGCGCGCCTGACCGAGCTGCTCAAGCAGCCCCAGTTCTCGCCGCTCCCGTTCGAAGAGCAGACCGTGTCGATCTTCGCGGGCACCAACGGCTACCTCGACAAGCTCCCGGTCGACAAGGTTACCGAGTACGAGGCCGCCATGCTCAGCCACCTGCGCTCCGAGCATGCCGACATCCTGACCTCGATCCGCGAGACCCAGAAGTTCGAGGGCGAGATCAAGGACAAGACCGTCGCCGCACTCGACGCCTTCGCCAAGCAGTTCGCCTGA
- a CDS encoding putative quinol monooxygenase, whose translation MAVTAIVRLDARPDCMDVLCASMQDAAGHAQSNPDCELIEATRAANGDPVVYLYEQWSSQAALDAHAGTEYMQDLLAKLPDWLTQSPQVVIAKPLEG comes from the coding sequence ATGGCGGTAACTGCCATCGTGAGGCTTGATGCACGGCCCGACTGCATGGATGTGCTCTGCGCTTCCATGCAGGATGCGGCCGGGCATGCTCAGTCCAATCCGGACTGCGAGCTGATCGAGGCAACCCGCGCTGCCAACGGCGATCCTGTCGTGTATCTCTACGAGCAATGGTCTTCGCAGGCCGCGCTCGATGCTCATGCAGGCACGGAGTACATGCAGGATCTGCTCGCGAAGCTGCCCGACTGGCTGACGCAAAGTCCGCAAGTCGTCATCGCTAAGCCCCTGGAAGGCTGA
- a CDS encoding F0F1 ATP synthase subunit gamma — MASLKELKGRINSVKSTQKITKAKQMVAAAKLRKAQAAAESARPYAARLAEVMGSLASKITLSENSPKLLAGTGSDQVHLIVVANSDKGLCGAFNANIVKAARLKAKALEAEGKDVLFYLVGRKGRAVIKREHPDQIAHMFDTTDVRDPGFNEAEKIADELVAMYEDGRFDVAHLFYSKFRSALVQEPTGQQIIPVPAPAATADAGSDAVTEYEPEEEEILEALLPRYLKTQIFGALLENAASEQGASMTAMDNATRNAGDLIQKLTIQYNRSRQAAITTELVEIIAGAEAL; from the coding sequence ATGGCAAGTTTGAAAGAACTCAAGGGCCGGATCAACTCGGTCAAGTCGACCCAGAAGATCACCAAGGCCAAGCAGATGGTCGCCGCGGCCAAGCTGCGCAAGGCGCAGGCCGCCGCCGAATCGGCGCGTCCCTACGCCGCCCGCCTCGCAGAGGTGATGGGCTCGCTCGCCAGCAAGATCACGCTGAGCGAGAACAGCCCCAAGCTCCTCGCCGGCACCGGCTCCGATCAGGTCCACCTGATCGTCGTCGCGAACTCGGACAAGGGCCTGTGCGGTGCCTTCAACGCCAACATCGTCAAGGCCGCGCGCCTCAAGGCGAAGGCGCTGGAAGCCGAAGGCAAGGACGTGCTGTTCTACCTCGTGGGCCGCAAGGGCCGCGCGGTGATCAAGCGCGAGCACCCCGACCAGATCGCTCACATGTTCGACACCACCGACGTGCGTGACCCCGGCTTCAACGAAGCCGAGAAGATCGCCGACGAACTGGTGGCGATGTACGAGGACGGTCGCTTCGACGTGGCGCACCTGTTCTACTCGAAGTTCCGTTCGGCGCTCGTCCAAGAGCCGACCGGCCAGCAGATCATCCCGGTGCCCGCCCCCGCCGCCACGGCAGATGCAGGCAGCGACGCGGTGACCGAGTACGAGCCGGAGGAGGAGGAAATCCTCGAAGCACTCCTGCCGCGCTACCTCAAGACCCAGATCTTCGGTGCCCTGCTGGAGAACGCCGCATCCGAACAGGGTGCGTCGATGACTGCCATGGACAACGCCACGCGCAACGCCGGCGATCTGATCCAGAAGCTGACCATCCAGTACAACCGCAGCCGCCAGGCCGCGATCACCACCGAACTCGTTGAAATTATCGCGGGCGCGGAAGCGCTCTAA
- the atpD gene encoding F0F1 ATP synthase subunit beta, translating into MATAPVLNQTTAGKISQVIGAVVDVTFEGELPPILSALETDNNGQKLVLEVAQHLGENTVRTIAMDGTDGLTRGQSVASTGKQISVPVGPKTLGRIMNVVGEPIDERGPIGSDMHAPIHAEAPAFIDQSTEAAILVTGIKVIDLLAPYAKGGKIGLFGGAGVGKTVLIQELINNIAKGHGGVSVFAGVGERTREGNDLYHEFLDAGVIAKDAEGNATSDGSKVALVFGQMNEPPGARARVALSGLTMAEYFRDQEGQDVLFFVDNIFRFTQAGAEVSALLGRIPSAVGYQPTLSTDMGALQERITSTTKGSITSVQAIYVPADDLTDPAPATSFAHLDATTTLNRAISELGIYPAVDPLDSTSRVLEPRVVGNEHYETARAVQETLQKYKSLQDIIAILGMDELSEEDKLTVARARKIQRFLSQPFHVAEVFTGIPGKFVQLEDTVKSFKAVVEGEYDHLPEAAFYMVGGIEEAVAKAKKLAEDA; encoded by the coding sequence ATGGCCACTGCACCCGTGCTTAACCAGACCACCGCAGGCAAGATCAGCCAGGTGATCGGCGCTGTCGTCGACGTCACCTTCGAAGGCGAGCTGCCCCCCATCCTTTCCGCGCTCGAGACCGACAACAACGGTCAGAAGCTCGTTCTCGAGGTCGCCCAGCACCTCGGCGAGAACACCGTGCGCACCATCGCCATGGACGGCACCGACGGCCTCACCCGTGGCCAGTCGGTCGCCAGCACCGGCAAGCAGATCTCGGTCCCCGTCGGTCCCAAGACCCTCGGCCGCATCATGAACGTCGTGGGCGAGCCCATCGACGAGCGCGGCCCGATCGGTTCGGACATGCACGCCCCGATCCACGCCGAGGCACCGGCCTTCATCGACCAGTCGACCGAAGCGGCCATCCTCGTCACCGGCATCAAGGTCATCGACCTTCTCGCGCCTTACGCCAAGGGCGGCAAGATCGGCCTGTTCGGCGGCGCGGGCGTGGGCAAGACCGTGCTCATCCAGGAGCTCATCAACAACATCGCCAAGGGCCACGGCGGCGTGTCCGTCTTCGCTGGCGTCGGTGAGCGTACCCGCGAGGGCAACGACCTCTACCACGAGTTCCTCGACGCTGGCGTTATCGCCAAGGACGCCGAAGGCAACGCCACTTCGGACGGTTCGAAGGTTGCCCTCGTGTTCGGCCAGATGAACGAGCCCCCGGGCGCCCGTGCCCGCGTCGCTCTCTCGGGCCTGACCATGGCCGAGTACTTCCGCGACCAGGAAGGCCAGGACGTTCTGTTCTTCGTCGACAACATCTTCCGCTTCACCCAGGCGGGTGCTGAGGTGTCGGCACTGCTCGGTCGTATCCCCTCCGCCGTGGGCTATCAGCCGACCCTGTCGACCGACATGGGCGCGCTGCAGGAGCGCATCACCTCGACCACCAAGGGTTCGATCACCTCGGTCCAGGCCATCTACGTTCCCGCCGACGACCTTACCGACCCGGCACCGGCAACCTCGTTCGCCCACCTCGACGCGACGACCACGCTGAACCGCGCCATCTCGGAGCTGGGCATCTACCCGGCGGTCGACCCGCTCGACTCGACCTCGCGCGTTCTCGAACCGCGTGTCGTGGGCAACGAGCACTACGAGACCGCCCGCGCCGTCCAGGAGACCCTGCAGAAGTACAAGTCGCTGCAGGACATCATCGCCATTCTCGGCATGGACGAGCTCTCGGAAGAGGACAAGCTGACCGTTGCGCGCGCCCGCAAGATCCAGCGCTTCCTCTCGCAGCCGTTCCACGTCGCCGAGGTCTTCACCGGCATCCCGGGCAAGTTCGTCCAGCTCGAGGACACCGTGAAGTCGTTCAAGGCCGTCGTCGAAGGCGAGTACGACCACCTTCCCGAAGCAGCCTTCTACATGGTCGGCGGCATCGAGGAGGCGGTTGCCAAGGCCAAGAAGCTGGCCGAGGACGCCTAA
- a CDS encoding ATP synthase F1 subunit epsilon: MPLHFELVTPAKLVRSEEVHMVVVPGTEGEFGVLAGHAPFMSTVADGAIKVYKTENAIPEEIVISGGFAEVGDAGLTVLAEHVEG; the protein is encoded by the coding sequence ATGCCCCTGCACTTCGAACTCGTCACGCCGGCCAAGCTCGTCCGCTCTGAGGAAGTCCACATGGTGGTCGTTCCCGGCACCGAGGGCGAGTTCGGCGTGCTCGCGGGCCATGCCCCCTTCATGTCGACCGTCGCCGACGGCGCCATCAAGGTCTACAAGACCGAGAACGCGATTCCCGAAGAGATCGTCATCTCGGGCGGTTTCGCCGAAGTCGGCGATGCGGGCCTGACCGTGCTCGCGGAGCACGTCGAGGGCTGA
- a CDS encoding HNH endonuclease yields MEAQDRTCWLCERPLGRRVEWHHPVPKSRGGRETVPVHPICHRTLHVTFTNHQLARIGAAVEELRGDPAITRFLGWVANKPADFHAPTRRKS; encoded by the coding sequence ATGGAAGCGCAAGATCGCACGTGCTGGCTATGCGAGCGTCCGCTGGGGCGCCGCGTGGAATGGCATCACCCCGTGCCCAAGAGCCGCGGCGGGCGTGAGACCGTGCCGGTGCACCCGATTTGCCATCGCACGCTCCACGTGACCTTCACCAACCACCAACTCGCGCGGATCGGAGCGGCTGTCGAGGAGTTGCGTGGTGATCCTGCCATTACGCGCTTTCTTGGCTGGGTCGCGAACAAGCCTGCCGACTTCCACGCGCCCACCCGTCGCAAGAGCTGA
- a CDS encoding CpaF family protein, giving the protein MTAFGRRSGIGGMGQGARPAFGVAKPIKNGTAGDKAATARGGVPTPGEPSAPMEPTPSAQNMREDAMSRLADRANAVHSGESEQGGFEASIHKIKEQVLPRLLERVDPEAAATLTKDELSEEFRPIIIEVLAELKITFNRREQFALEKVLIDELLGFGPLEELLNDPDVSDIMVNGPNQTYIEKKGKLQLAPTKFRDEQHLFQIAQRIVNQVGRRVDQTTPLADARLKDGSRVNVIVPPLSLRGTAISIRKFSEKPITIDMLKDFGSMSEKMATCLKIAGACRMNVVISGGTGSGKTTMLNALSKMIDPGERVLTIEDAAELRLQQPHWLPLETRPPNLEGQGAITIGDLVKNALRMRPDRIILGEIRGAECFDLLAAMNTGHDGSMCTLHANSPRECLGRMENMILMGDIKIPKEAISRQIAESVDIIVQVKRLRDGSRRTTNITEVIGMEGDVIVTQELFKFEYMDETDDGKILGEFRSSGLRPYTLEKARQFGFDQAYLEACL; this is encoded by the coding sequence ATGACGGCATTCGGACGACGCAGCGGGATCGGCGGCATGGGCCAGGGTGCCCGGCCCGCATTCGGCGTCGCCAAACCGATCAAGAACGGCACGGCCGGTGACAAGGCGGCCACCGCACGTGGCGGCGTGCCCACGCCCGGCGAGCCTTCCGCACCGATGGAGCCCACGCCCAGCGCGCAGAACATGCGCGAGGACGCGATGAGCCGTCTCGCCGATCGCGCCAACGCGGTGCACAGCGGCGAATCCGAACAGGGCGGCTTCGAAGCCTCGATTCACAAGATCAAGGAACAGGTGCTTCCGCGCCTGCTCGAACGCGTCGACCCCGAGGCTGCGGCCACGCTCACCAAGGACGAGCTGTCGGAGGAATTCCGCCCGATCATCATCGAGGTGCTCGCCGAGCTCAAGATCACCTTCAACCGCCGCGAACAGTTCGCGCTGGAGAAGGTGCTGATCGACGAACTGCTCGGCTTCGGCCCGCTGGAAGAGCTGCTTAACGACCCCGACGTCTCCGACATCATGGTCAACGGGCCCAACCAGACCTACATCGAAAAGAAGGGCAAACTGCAGCTCGCGCCGACCAAGTTCCGCGACGAGCAGCACCTGTTCCAGATCGCCCAGCGCATCGTCAACCAGGTCGGCCGCCGCGTCGACCAGACCACGCCGCTGGCCGACGCCCGTCTCAAGGACGGCAGCCGTGTCAACGTCATCGTGCCTCCGCTTAGCTTGCGCGGCACGGCGATCTCGATTCGTAAGTTCTCCGAAAAGCCGATCACCATCGACATGCTCAAGGACTTCGGCTCGATGTCCGAGAAGATGGCGACCTGTCTCAAGATTGCGGGCGCCTGCCGTATGAACGTGGTCATCTCGGGCGGTACCGGCTCGGGCAAGACGACGATGCTCAATGCCCTGTCGAAAATGATCGACCCGGGCGAGCGCGTGCTCACCATCGAGGACGCGGCCGAACTTCGCCTGCAGCAGCCGCACTGGCTGCCGCTCGAAACCCGCCCGCCGAACCTCGAGGGCCAGGGCGCGATCACCATCGGCGACCTCGTCAAGAACGCCCTGCGTATGCGCCCCGACCGCATTATCCTGGGCGAAATTCGTGGCGCGGAGTGTTTCGACCTCCTCGCCGCGATGAACACCGGCCACGACGGCTCGATGTGTACGCTCCACGCCAACTCGCCGCGCGAGTGCCTCGGGCGTATGGAGAACATGATCCTGATGGGCGACATCAAGATCCCCAAGGAAGCCATCAGCCGCCAGATCGCGGAATCGGTCGACATCATCGTGCAGGTTAAGCGCCTTCGCGATGGTTCGCGCCGCACCACCAACATCACCGAAGTGATCGGCATGGAAGGCGACGTCATCGTCACGCAGGAACTGTTCAAGTTCGAGTACATGGACGAAACCGACGACGGCAAGATCCTCGGCGAGTTCCGCAGCTCGGGCCTGCGCCCCTACACCCTCGAGAAGGCGCGCCAGTTCGGTTTCGACCAGGCCTATCTCGAAGCCTGCCTCTAA